From Centroberyx gerrardi isolate f3 chromosome 10, fCenGer3.hap1.cur.20231027, whole genome shotgun sequence:
GATGTTAGCGTAGCGTTTAGCCGCTCCGCCTCGTTAGCCGAGGCTGTAATTAGTGGACTGCTGTCagagtgatgatgtcacagcaggGAGACGGTCTGAGCACGCTCAGTACTGATTAGAGGGGACGGAACGCTTGCTGCTgacccatcatcatcatcatcatcaacatggCTCAGCgatgttaaacacacacacacacacacacacacacacacacacctctaggCTCAATCGTACACATGCaaaggtcaacacacacacacacatacacccctcTCATCATCTCAATAGGTCTCTGGCAGCTCTCCCAACTAGGTgggactggacacacacacacacacacacacacacacacacacacacacacacacacaccctgtcccTGTTGTCCTCCATTAGAAAGCAGTCAAACTGTCAGAGTGAGGCGTGGagggaggctgagggagaggtGTGTTtataccctgtgtgtgtgagagagagagagagaagctagaatttcacacacacacacacacacacacacacacacacacacacacacacgccctcagCCACCAGCAGCACCCTCAGCCTGGTTGAAACAGTTGGGTCTGTTCCTGCAGATAAAGAGGATCAGAACAGAGCGGAGGTCTGAAGTGATCCTGTGAGGTCTGCAGGGACGCAGCTGCAGATCTGCTTCAGTCTCGCCAGCACAAATACTTTTTGTCACACAGATTAGTtgcagttacaaacacacatggtgATATGGACATCGGTGGAGCGAGcttcactgtagactggagagagagagagagagagcggtgtgtTGAGGTCGACGTGTGAAAGTCGTTTTTAATTTGCAGCAAAACGGAGAAATCAGCTGATCGGCTTTTCTCAGCGGAGAAACTTCAGATTCTCTCAGTTTCCTGTTGGTTTTTACGcctaataatgaaaaaaaacatgttttaatgaGAAACTGCATGTTTTAGTTGGCTCTCCCTTTAAAGAATCAAAATGTCTTCAGTTCAGTTATTGGAcgtttttcaccatgtaatgacagctttagttttatttttcagtctGATGCAGCTGTGACATTAGACAGCAGCTCTTTACTGTCAGTGATATTTAGTGGaggcaaataaaataaatcaaaggcCTTGATTTGtttgaacagcagcagcagcttctgtgTTTCATCACAtcgctgcagcagaacagaacagagcggTTCATGATCATTATGAGACAGATATGTTTGTCGTAAACGCTTTAACGAACATAAATAGTGATCATGTTCCTAAACTATTCATGTCAGGTGtcttttcttattctgcccatttagaGTGTGAGAACTTTTCATTAGATATGTTCAGTTAGAACCAGCCTGACTGACGGCTTTCTCttcattttagtttttaaattggtcttcaGTTTAATTCCAAGAAGTGTTAAAAAGTctgagaaacagaaataaaaaccaaggagtagaagaagtagaagcTGAGGAGCAAGGCAGCGGGTCGAGGGTTCAGTTCCCACTGTGAGGCTGAGAGGGAAAACCAGCTGcatgatgggaggaggagggaaaacaggAAACACTTATCAACCCtgataaccacacacacacacacacacacacacacatttatcttCTATGGCAAACCTGGCCAAGCCAGATTCCAGTGATAATCTTTGATTTCCTGTGTATCCTTCCTGGCCtggcagggacacacacacacacacacacacacacacacacacacacacacacacacacttcatagacatacaaaactctaaacacacaggctctctctctctcgctcacacacactgaccgaggcactcatgcacacatagCAGAtaagtggctgtgtgtgtgtgtgtgtgtgtgtgtgtgtgtgtgtgtgtgatagcatCAGCTGGCTCACCTGCAGCTGAAACATCCTGACAGGAACCAGCAGGTACTTCAGactccctgacctctgacctctgaccttacACAGGAGCTTTAGGACTACAGACAGGTAAACACTGTCTGTAGTCCGTCTGATTAGATcagataaactttattatcccaccCGGGTCGCTCTGTGgtctgtttcttttgttttgttgattatttttgggggattttttgcctttatgttatgttatgacATGTGACAAACGTCCCAAGTTCAAACCCGTCCGCGCGGGGGGGCGAGGTGTCGGCTGCTGCCTtgttcaggtgtgtgtgggtctgtgatGTAACGGCTCCCTGTGTCAGTCTACCCAGACGGCCGGGTCTGCATCTCCATCCTCCACGCCCCGGGAGACGACCCCATGGGGTACGAGAGCAGCGCCGAGAGGTGGAGCCCGGTCCAGAGCGTCGAGAAGATCCTGCTGTCTGTGGTCAGCATGCTGGCAGGTAAACACTGTCTGTGGTCTGTCTGTGGTCTGTCTGTggtctgtctgtagtctgtctgtggtCAGCATGCTGGCAGGTAAACACTGTCTGTGGTCTGTCTGTggtctgtctgtagtctgtctgtggtCAGCATGCTGGCAGGTAAACACTGTCTGTGGTCTGTCTGTggtctgtctgtagtctgtctgtggtCAGCATGCTGGCAGGTAAACACTGTCTGTGGTCTGTCTGTggtctgtctgtagtctgtctgtggtCAGCATGCTGGCAGGTAAACACTGTCTGTggtctgtctgtagtctgtctgtggtctgtctgtagtctgtctgtggtCAGCATGCTGGCAGGTAAACACTGTCTGTggtctgtctgtagtctgtctgattagattagataaactttattatcccacacGGGTCGCTCTGTGgtctgtttttgtatttatatacttttgttttattgtttattttgtgctgatattcaatattttttttttaaatttttaaatcccagtattcagtatttcccttaattttgggggaaaaaaacggcatttagaccatcatgggacactaaaactctccactgaaagacaggacaataataataataataataataatacatattcagTCATgtttgtctcttcctctcctctctcctccctcctctccttcctcctcctctcttcctctcctctcttctcatctcccatcctctcttctcctcctcctctcctctcctccctcctctcctctctcctccctcctctccttcctcctcctctcctcctctcctctcctccctcctctccttcctcctctcctctctcctctcctcctctccttcctcctcctctcctccttcctctccttcctcctctcctcctctcctccctcctctcctcctctcagaacCTAATGATGAGAGTGGAGCGAACGTGGATGCCTCTAAGAtgtggagggaggacagagagcagTTCTATCAACTCGCCCAGAAGATCGTACGCAAGTCCCTGGGCCTTTAAAGATGATGTCATCACCCCGCGACGGCAGCACACGACatcgtgtgcgtgtgtgtgtgtttataaaacactcctcttctctgctaGCTTTTCATTACCAgacaagcctctctctctctgtctctctctctctctctctctctctctctctctctttcaagtCGCACCATGCTCGCTCGACCCGCCGTGGTTCAACgaggagttcatttccaaacactaaaaaaaaagaagtattaAATGTGCAGCACCGCCGAAGCTCTGCAAATTAAAATCTGTGGAGGTGAAGAACTCACTCGCTCCAAACATGGTCGCCcaacttccacacacacacacacacacacacacacacacacacacacacacacacacagcaaggatGGGACACACAGACGGATAAACGGATGGATGGACTGACGAGGCCGAACGTCAGAGGAAGTAGAATGTTGTAGAATCAGGTTTTCCAGAACTGAACCGACCGAGACGGAGCGGATCTGGATCTGATGTGAAGAGTCTGAAACCAgttacagctctctctctctctctctctttttctctctctttttctctctgtctcactcactttctgtctctccctctctctgtctctctctctctctcaagctgagtttccatccatctgtttttatgtgAATTATAAAGCATCAAATCAGAAAGGCTGAATGAAAATAGCAAGTTTACATAAAATGTCCTTTatatcgcaaaaaaaaaaaaatgtttgtacgTTTCGCTTGAGGTGGAAAATCATTTAGTGGACTGAGAGGATGTGAGAAAAGCCTTGTTGGAATAAATAATCCTAATGTTTTCTGACATGCAGCTCATCCAGGTTTTCCTCTCTGACATTTCATTAGTTTTCTTTAAACTCATCGCTCGGCTGGATGGAAACGCAGCTCGTCTCAGTTGGACGATGCACTTTATCTTCTTCCCAAAGGATTGTAATGTCTGAGCGTCTCTGCTGTCCGAACGCTCCGCTCCGCTCGGTCCGAGACTCGGCGGCACCGGGACTCGGGACGATCCGGACGGGTTTAGGTTCGGTTTTACCTGAGGCcggatctcctcctcctcctcctccgtctgtcCTCGTCCGCTGGGTTTCGGTCGGAGCGCCGGCGGACGGACGAggagcaggaagcaggaagccTCGGCCCGCAGAGGAGCTTTTAATTTGTCTGTTGATTTGAGAAGTGATTCATTAAAGAAACTGAGGGAAGAATATGGATCAGCGTCTTGTGGTTCATTTACCCTgcaggtgtgagagagagagagaaagtgtttttttgaaGTGTTGTTGTGTCATTTAGCACAAACTCAGTGTGCTTTACACTAAAAAAAGTGCAACAAATACAAAAGTACCACACACGTCGTACAGAGACTAGGAGGCACTCGGACACCGGGTTCTTGTGAAGGTCTGGAAGTCTTAAAGTCtggaaaatgattttcttaaagctgcactgagTGATTTCccaaccactagagggcgacagaaactgcaacaaatatgtaaataaagcacagcaaaacgACTGGACTACGGAAGCCCCGAAGGACAAAGctagcaaagcaccgtgcataaatgctaacagctaagctaaccgtacctacagagaagtgtcaccagttaccagtctcactttgactgatctttctcccgctgaaggtcacatgacccacaatgacaagaggCAGGgagcaagttcactagtttaacaagtttagtcATTTAACAAGTTTAGCTTCGTATATCATACAGTGGTTAAAGTGATTgtataaatacaataaatattttacatcTGGCAACCCTgccaggaatgggagggggagagcgccgcttttaaacagcgagggaggagacaagctagttttaaaataagtacagatcctgtacagacccacggtgcgtgttcaattcaattcaattcactgaagcattacgatACGGtcatcggttaaataattccactaacgtcacttaaataccacaggtaataatgtTGGCAGTGGCTCTGTGTGATGTGGCATTATCAATATGAGTGAATGTGGCATAGGTGAGAccatctcttagtcagagacgccctctagaggccgtcTCTggaagcgttacctgactgactgactgactgactgactgactgtctgaccgcctgactgactgactgactgactgactgactgactgactgactgactgtctgaccgcctgactgactgactgactgactgactgactgactgaccgcctgactgactgactgactgactgactgactgactgactgactgactgaccgcctgactgactgactgactgactgactgactgactgaccgcctgactgactgactgactgactgactgactgactgaccgcctgactgactgactgactgactgactgactgactgtctgactgactgactgactgactgtctgactgactgactgactgactgactgactgtctgaccgcctgactgactgactgactgactgactgactgactgaccgcctgactgactgactgactgactgactgactgactgtctgactgactgactgactgactgtctgactgactgactgactgactgactgactgtctgaccgcctgactgactgactgactgactgactgactgactgactgactgactgtctgaccgcctgactgactgactgactgactgactgactgactgaccgactgactgactgactgactgactgactgaccgcctgactgactgaccgcctgactgactgtctgactgactgactgactgactgactgactgactgactgactgtctgactgactgactgtctgaccgcctgactgactgaccgcctgactgactgtctgactgactgactgtctgaccgcctgactgactgactgactgactgactgacctgaatgtgcctcatgatgccctcggctgcgctgtgggaaaaatgaAAAGCAGCTGAACAGAGTGGGAGGAGCTTCCTTCAGGAGCAgaatctgacaacaagctttagaaaagaggagaaaacagcaacacagctgctgtgtgtattGGTTTATATAATTATGTCTCAATAAAATCTCCATATAGCACACagtagtttcaggattggttatatgAAAACAGTTACTGCAGGTTTAACTTCCAGGTCttaaaagtatggaaaaaaaacaaaaaaacacttgttgTATTTATTTCCTGGTTGGCGACTGCTTTCACATGACCAGCTTTTGACACAAACTGTACCCGGAGTCTGACTAAACGgccaaacagagaggagaacgCTTCTCGTTctcctgggatttgaaccaacaaccttccagtcacaaccccagccccacccccacctcctcctcccccgcctcctcctcctcctcctcctcctcctcctcccagtgtAATGGTTGAGTCCAGGTTGATTACAGGCTGCTGGTTCCAGCTCAGCCATCGGCCCTGTGGTTACAGACTATTAGAACAGCAGCCTGTCtggactggaaacacacacacacacacacacacactcttcaactcacaacacacacacacacacactcttcaactctgttaacaacacacacacttaaaggaaTTAGTGATTTGGTCAACTAACTTCAACAGACTGTTAGCAGTTTGACCTCTGTTCAATGTTTAGTTtctgtgttcagtatttagtcagTGTTAAGTATTTAGTCTGTTCAGTATTTACTctcagtgttcagtatttagtttctgtgttcagtatttagtcagTGTTAAGTATTTAGTCTGTTCAGTATTAAgtcagtgttcagtatttagtctcTGTGTTCAGTTAgtcagtgttcagtatttagtctgtgttcagtatttagtctgTTCATTATTTAgtcagtgttcagtatttagtctctgtgttcagtatttagtctgttcagtatttagtcagtgttcagtatttagtctgttcagtatttagtcagtgttcagtatttagtctctgtgttcagtatttagtctcAGTGTCCAGTATTTAGtctgttcagtatttagtctctgtgttcagtatttagtctcAGTGTCCAGTATTTAGtctgttcagtatttagtctgttcagtatttagtctcagtgttcagtatttagtctcagtgttcagta
This genomic window contains:
- the ube2g2 gene encoding ubiquitin-conjugating enzyme E2 G2 gives rise to the protein MAGTALKRLMAEYKQLTLNPPEGIVAGPANEENFFEWEALIMGPQDTCFEGGVFPAVLSFPSDYPLSPPKMRFTCDMFHPNIYPDGRVCISILHAPGDDPMGYESSAERWSPVQSVEKILLSVVSMLAEPNDESGANVDASKMWREDREQFYQLAQKIVRKSLGL